GGTATGGGCTGGAACGGCTGTGCCGACACCAAGAATATTCGCGTGCATGGGCGTCAGTATGGGTCATTCTTAGAGATCTGAATGGGTTTTTTGAAAAGGTCCGAGTCTGAGAGTAGAACTGCAGGGCAGCGGGGCGTGCCCTCTATGCCGCGCGTTGGGGTGAGGGAACTCGAAACCGGAGCAGCTCCTCGACTGGCTCTGCCTTCAGGTAAGATGTCCAACGAATCTAGGCAGTCTGGCGGTGGACTTGGCTGGGGTATACCTGGCTCGCCTCCACCACCGTGAAGGTATGGCGATGACCAGCAGGCAGCGTCTTTACACGGTTCCACAGGCGCCCCTGTACGACTACGCGCTGCCCCTTGACGACATTAGTCAAGGCCAGCGAACCATAGGAGCACACGTCCACCCAGTGGACCTCATCGCGGATAGGGTCGGGGACGGCAAGACTCACGTTCATCAGTTCGGTGTTGTTCTCGATCAGGCCATGCTGGGCCGCTCCCCCCGCCCGCCCGGACACCAGGACCTGCTGATACCCGTTGCGCAGCCGATAGCCACCCCCCCCATCCCGAATGAGGTCCGAGGCCGGCCGCTCGATCTGAAGCACGCGGGAGACCTTGACCTCCACCCTGCACTTCTGAGTCATCGAGTTCCTGGTCTGCCACAGCCGCCCCGTCGCGGCGACCGCCGCTCCCTTGAGGACGCTACCCACATCGGGCGAGTTCCGGTCGATCAGGCAGCGCTGGTAGAACGCCATCTCCCGGACGTTGCCGTCGGAGAAGCGCACCAGTTCCTCACCCGCCACGACGAACGCCAGACAGTCGCCTCGCGGTTCGGGCGACCGTGCTACACATCCGATCAGGTCCACGACACTTCCAAATTCAGCATGCGAAAGGGGCATGGACGTACGGTACGGCGCGGGTACTTCTGCTCACGGCAAAAGAAAACCCTTCAAGTCGAACCTCTTGGTTCAAACTCGAAGGGTCGTGAAAGCAGCAGCGTTGCTTTCACGCACTGACACCGTCAGTGCTTCGCGGAACGCCACGGCAAATGCCTGGTTCCGACGTCCTCGCCGGGCACCGCGGGGCGATGCCAGGCCATCTCCTGGGCGACAGGAAGGTCACTGTCAGGCAGGAAGTACACGCGAGCCTGGAGGACCGCACCCTGAACCTGCAACGCCGCCCGTAACTGGAAGGCGAGCGTGCGGTTGTAGGAACGTTCCAGGTTCTCTGCCAGCTCCATGATGTCGCCCGGATCGGCGGGGTCATACGTGTCCGCGAAGCCGAAAGCCTTAACCTCGCGAACGGCGCTGGTGAAGAGACTCATGGGCACGAGCGATGCCTCGTCGTGTCCGGTCACCAGCTCCCCTTCCACGTGGTGGTCCACGAACTGCACTGAACCCAGAGAGTCCAGCCATTCCAGCGCGCGTTCCGAACGAGGATCGACCCGGAGGTCCTCGACATGCAGTTCGCGCACTCTCGGAGAGAGGCGGTCGTCTGCGGTCAGTCGAACCTGCCGGGTCTTAAAAGACACCGTCAGGGTCGGCGTGCCGATCGGCCCCAGCGCCTCGGTCCGTTCCGCCACGAGAATGCGAACGGCCTGAAACACGGCGTTCCTTACCTTTTCGAGGTAAGGGTTGCCCTCCGCGAAGGGGACAGCGCCACGCAGTGCGCCTCGCGTGTTCGGCGCTCCCATCTGGCGCCTGATCAGGCCCTCCATCCACTGTTTGACCCCCGCGTTCTCCAGAGCCGTCTCGGTGACGGCACAGGTGAACACGCGGTCGGGATGATGCTCCTTCACCCCGAGGTCCCAGACCAGCAGGGCCAGAGGTCTCAGGGAGATGCTCAGCTCTGCGACCAGAAAGTCATGGAAGGCCTTGAGGACGAGCAGCGGGCTGAGCAGCGTGATGGTACTGGGCATGGGTGGGTCCTTTCCGCGCAGTTGAGGTGACCCCAACCGCGCGAGCGGTGAGGGCACATCAACGTGCGGAGAGGCTGCGTTTACAAGTCGCCTGAGGAACAGTCAGTCAAAACCGTACTCGTCAAACTCGGCGGGGTAGCGCGCTGTCTGGGCTTCAGAAAGCCTTTCCAGACACTCCTCGCCCTCGTTTGAACCCTCCGCCGGTTGACCGCACCGTTCACACTTAGAGTGATGGTGCGCGGTTCAGGAACTCGTGGGAACGGGGCCCGGACAGACAGAGCCGAAGAGCGTCAGGCGCGGGCAACTGAATGCCCGGCTCAGGCTCTTCTTCGAGTCTTCCCGGGGGGAAGCCACTGCTCTGCAGCATCCACGGGCGCAAGGGCCGGAGCACGGGTCGCAGGGCGACAACCTCGAATCCAGTCCCTCCATCAAGACGCGATGACGGTCCTGCTCGTCATCGCTGACCACGTGGAGATGCTTTGCCTGGACCCGAATCCGGTTCCTGGACAGGTCCGTCTCCACATCCAGCTCGACCAAACACAGAACAACACCTTTCTGCCTCGGCGTCTCACGACGCTGACGGCGTGTGAGACGCTTTGGATTGAAGGTGCCGAATGACTCTCGCGAGTCAGCAGACCAGACGGGCTGGTTCAGAAAACACTGGGGTTGAGTGTGTTTCCCTCGTCTCAGTGTTGCCAGAAGTATACGGGTTTCTGCCTCGCTCTGTCAGTCCCACCTTCGACCGTGAGCCACAGGCCTCCATTCCCGTTCAGGCCCTGAAGAGGCGTTCGACGCGCGTCGCGGTCATCACGAGGCTTTCATCAATGCGGAGGAGTTCGCCGATCACCTGTACGCTGTGTCCGATCTGAAGGGAGCCGAGCCAGTGAAGATGCTGCGGTGCCGTCAGGGCGATCGTGGCGGGTGCGTCCGCCGCGTTGACGCACAGCCTGACGCGCAGTTCCCCCTGGCGCTCCTCGGGCCAACTCGAAACTCGCCCCGCGAGGTTGAACATGTTGAGCGGCAGACTGCCCGGCGTCACCAGATCGAAGGCGATGGCCACCAGGAATCCCGGGTGCATGTGGCCGATCTGTACGAACACGTCGCACTGTGGGGTGATCTGCCGCCTGGCCTTGTTCGCCAGCTCACGGGTCACGAGCACGTCGAGGATGGAATTGCCGACGGAGACGGAAAAAACAAGGCCGCCAGGCGATGGCGGCACTCGGGGGGCTGACGTCACCCGGCCGATCAGGGAACCATGCAGCATGGCCCCGACTGTAGGTGTGAAGTGGTTACGGCATGCCGAAATGGCCATGCGAGGCTGGCTTCAGTGCTTGCACGTGCGCCACATCACCAGCCCCGCCGCACCCAGGAACGCCAGAGTGCTGACGGTCGTGACCGCGCAGAGGCGACCGGTCACCATGGACACAGCCGCGCCGCTGAACAGGGCCAGCAGGCCGAGTGCGAAGACGGCGACGACGCCCTGGACTTCGGTGGTCACCGGAACGCTGATCGCGAACAGGACCAGCATGACGAGCGGTACCAGGGCCGGCTGGGTGAGGGCCAGCAGCGCCAGCAGGCTGAGGGCCGCGATGGGCAGGGGCAGGCGCGCACGCACCTTCGTGAGAACAGGGTGCCGGAATCCGGTAACCAGCATAGGTTCCTCCTGGGAGCCAGAACTTGCCGGACCAGCCTAGGGGTGGGTGCAGGAGGTTGGCTCCTCAGTATCGCCGCTCGGGATCGCAGCGAGTGTGCTGGAGGTGAATATCACGTCGGCCTGGAGTCAAGAGTGCCTTGACCGGGCCGGTCCAGCCGCGCTCAGGTGCAGGGCACCTTCACCTGTTCTTCAGAGCTGCCCGCCATGGCGGGCGGCGGCCTTCAGCTCTGCGGACATCTCCGGGGCGGAGCGGTTCGGCGTGGATGTGCCACTCACAGCGACGGTTCTCTTGGTTACGGGAAGGGGTGCGACCAGCAGGGGACAGGACCGGGCAGGCCCCCGTTCTCGGACCCGGCCCGATCCTCCCTCCAGGGCAGCTACCCCTCCAAGGCGCGGCGCGCCAGATTCCGGAACCGCTGGAGTTCCTTGCTTTGCGGGTACGCCTTCAGCGCGAGGTTCGTCAGTTCCAGGGTCTGCTCGTGATCGCCAGCTTGCGTCCACGCTTCAAAGGCCTCCTGACGGTACAGGTAGTAGATGGTCGGCACGCCGAGCTGAACCGCCCGGTCAAACTGCTCCGCCGCCACCTTGACGTTCCCCAGCCGCAGGTTCGCCTTGGCCAGGCCCCAGCAGGCGTAGGGATCGTTCGGGCGCGCCTTCACGTCCTGCTCGCCGTGGCGTTTCGCGTGCTGCCAGTTGGCCGTCACGTTGAAGTCCTCCCCGAGGGCCTCCCGCACCTGCCCCTCCTTTCCGGGT
This DNA window, taken from Deinococcus carri, encodes the following:
- a CDS encoding single-stranded DNA-binding protein gives rise to the protein MDLIGCVARSPEPRGDCLAFVVAGEELVRFSDGNVREMAFYQRCLIDRNSPDVGSVLKGAAVAATGRLWQTRNSMTQKCRVEVKVSRVLQIERPASDLIRDGGGGYRLRNGYQQVLVSGRAGGAAQHGLIENNTELMNVSLAVPDPIRDEVHWVDVCSYGSLALTNVVKGQRVVVQGRLWNRVKTLPAGHRHTFTVVEASQVYPSQVHRQTA